The following coding sequences lie in one Salmo salar chromosome ssa13, Ssal_v3.1, whole genome shotgun sequence genomic window:
- the LOC106567875 gene encoding sodium/potassium-transporting ATPase subunit beta-2 isoform X1: MAKDAEKSTWKDFIWNSRTREFCGRTGSSWGLILLFYLVFYIFLAGMFCLTMYVMLQTLDDYKPTWQDRLGTPGMMIRPRGKAMEITYNTTNTETWDMYIKTLDNFLSSYNNSLQAEKNEECTPDQYFVQADSGDVKNNPKRSCQFNRTILEKCSGLDDHTYGYQAGKPCIIIKLNRVIGMLPGKDGQAPFVTCGAKRYKVGKDEWKEDSDKIGEVEYYPENGTFNLMYYPYYGKKAQVNYSQPLVAIKFLNITLNEDINIECRIISNNIPPGTLRDKFAGKVSFKLRINTKG; encoded by the exons ATGGCAAAGGATGCTGAGAAGAGCACTTGGAAGGACTTCATATGGAACTCCAGGACCCGAGAATTTTGTGGCAGGACAGGGAGCAGCTGGG GCCTCATCCTGCTCTTCTACCTAGTGTTCTACATCTTCCTAGCAGGCATGTTCTGCCTCACCATGTACGTCATGCTGCAGACCTTGGATGACTACAAACCCACCTGGCAGGACAGGCTTGGCACACCAG GCATGATGATCAGACCCAGGGGAAAGGCGATGGAGATCACCTACAACACCACCAACACTGAGACCTGGGACATGTACATCAAGACACTGGACAACTTCCTCtcct CCTACAACAACTCTCTGCAGGCTGAGAAGAATGAAGAGTGCACACCGGACCAGTACTTTGTTCAGGCAGACAGTGGTGATGTGAAGAACAACCCCAAGCGCTCCTGCCAGTTCAACCGCACCATTCTAGAGAAATGCTCTGGCCTCGATGACCATACCTATGGATACCAGGCTGGCAAACCATGCATCATCATCAAGCTGAACCGG GTCATTGGTATGTTGCCAGGAAAGGATGGCCAGGCTCCATTTGTCACCTGTGGAGCAAAG AGGTACAAAGTTGGCAAAGATGAATGG AAAGAAGATTCTGATAAGATTGGAGAGGTGGAATACTACCCTGAAAATGGCACCTTCAACCTCATGTACTACCCTTACTATGGCAAGAAAGCTCAG GTGAACTACTCCCAGCCACTGGTTGCCATCAAGTTCCTCAACATCACCCTCAACGAAGACATCAATATCGAGTGCAGGATCATCTCCAACAACATTCCTCCTGGGACTCTAAGAGACAAGTTTGCGGGGAAAGTGTCTTTCAAACTGAGGATCAACACTAAAGGCTAG
- the LOC106567871 gene encoding neuronal tyrosine-phosphorylated phosphoinositide-3-kinase adapter 1 produces the protein MSSGSAQDVAVEHFLRDIERRGKRLHCAVIGCEEQRPRGDMNLLYRKSRLDWRHKDQEGNKKSSSQKDPSSATVGKVRDLASFRRHFRMGFMTMPASQDLSPHSCASAMAPRSQSCHAVGAGDTGLENGEDYSDTQSQHGGRCPPAKPKRHPSTRLSSSSDPRAPHAPPDAPPPPPPTHPQAKHSEKKNAMKKSDSGDMSKKMPPLKPKRSPSTQLSFEPPTPRVPPLATPIQGGEVQPQGDNEPVYIEMVGQVFTRESQTATPHPVTPVATTPDSDSDQSEAIYEEMKYPLPEDREGHKRLPLKHERLRSSKHHHSSSGMSAHLPRPSSSPSCSKPKATVSISHSSPLPSSTSSTPVPQPLSSSPHPPRAPTPYLLQGNKSETESNSKIPAPFPNLLQHRPPLLAFPQPAAASSGVGVQHKAASAKLGTINIQTSSSMTAPSSTSSSSTTPSSNLPVPLSGSKESKDRDRDSQLGPAPGLRARSHSTPLPPSSKSTSPYSHHHHHHPHPHHRPSHYHHYRKPERGDSPNPNTNNKNGSETFSKSIAQTQTQGSGKEGKSVSFCLKLDKAERDRDRERDKDRERDRDGHRDSHRDRDSDRERHRERDREAGFHFTSSQAENTTNNLSSQTSASSATTSSSSSSTHSRPHSRSQLHRYHTPHGLPAYKPPSSDSPLLWTYPSVGFRRPPAYDSLRGGSHLPSLHHQGHGDVASKSSTVPGPVQGKAGFMPWDNSGFGDDGSYLPMQRKLSFSQGSKETEREKDEGRAWNGSADALLRIDKEDLGPGRRGGGGHSGIPVRFTGARGLGHSESLTGMEVGSLGFRALPRGGLPLPCQTFPACRNGELGRLSRSSSTSGVRQVGGSDVQWQSSLPHREVLNQLHGLSQSSQTPCSPILSRQQQQLQLHHLQLQFQHLAQLAQGQPPTSGGAATSAAQTQRDGKLLEVIERKRCLCKEIKAHRRPEKNLCKQDSMPILPSWRRTPEPQKTGMPPCQRPQAVVWDTAI, from the exons ATGAGCTCTGGCTCCGCCCAGGATGTGGCGGTGGAGCATTTCTTGCGTGACATAGAGAGGCGGGGCAAGCGGCTACATTGTGCTGTGATTGGTTGCGAGGAGCAGCGTCCCCGTGGCGACATGAACCTGCTGTATCGTAAGAGCCGGCTGGACTGGAGGCACAAGGACCAGGAAGGCAATAAGAAGAG CTCCAGCCAGAAGGACCCCTCCTCAGCCACGGTGGGCAAGGTCCGTGACCTGGCATCCTTCCGGCGCCACTTCCGCATGGGCTTCATGACCATGCCTGCCTCCCAGGACCTGTCCCCTCACTCCTGTGCCTCCGCCATGGCCCCCCGCTCTCAGTCCTGCCACGCCGTGGGCGCTGGAGACACAGGTCTGGAGAACGGGGAAGATTACTCTGACACCCAGTCACAGCACGGCGGGCGCTGTCCCCCTGCTAAACCCAAACGCCATCCCAGCACCCGTCTCAGCTCCTCCTCGGACCCCAGAGCACCTCACGCCCCACCGGACGCCCCTCCGCCACCCCCGCCCACTCACCCGCAGGCCAAACACTCAGAGAAGAAGAACG CCATGAAGAAGTCTGACTCAGGGGACATGTCCAAAAAGATGCCGCCTTTGAAGCCCAAACGAAGCCCCAGTACTCAGCTCTCGTTTGAgcccccaactccccgtgtgccccctctTGCCACGCCCATCCAGGGGGGCGAGGTTCAGCCTCAGGGGGACAATGAGCCCGTCTACATAGAGATGGTGGGCCAAGTGTTCACCAGGGAGAGCCAGACTGCCACCCCTCACCCTGTCACGCCCGTAGCCACCACGCCTGATTCAGACTCAGATCAGAGCGAGGCCATCTATGAGGAGATGAAGTACCCACtgccagaggacagagagggacacaaacGCCTCCCTCTCAAACACGAGAGACTCAGATCCTCCAAACACCACCACTCCTCCTCTGGCATGTCCGCCCATCTACCtcgcccctcctcctccccctcctgctccAAACCTAAAGCCACAGTGTCCATCTCCCACTCCTcgcccctcccctcctccacctcctccacccctGTCCCCCAGCCCCTCTCCTCCAGCCCGCACCCCCCACGAGCCCCTACGCCCTACCTCCTCCAGGGGAACAAATCAGAGACAGAGTCCAACAGTAAGATCCCAGCCCCCTTCCCCAACCTGCTGCAGCACCGACCCCCGCTGCTCGCCTTCCCCCAGCCTGCTGCTGCCTCCAGTGGGGTCGGGGTCCAACACAAGGCTGCTTCTGCCAAACTGGGGACCATTAACATTCAGACCTCCTCCAGTATGACAGCTCCGTCtagcacctcttcctcctccaccaccccctcctcTAACCTCCCTGTGCCCCTGTCAGGCTCTAAGGAGTCTaaggacagagatagagacagccaGCTCGGCCCTGCACCAGGGCTAAGGGCCAGGAGCCACTCCACACCCCTGCCCCCTTCCTCTAAGTCCACCTCCCCCtattcccaccaccaccaccaccatccccacccTCACCACCGCCcctcacactaccaccactaccgcaagccagagagaggagactcGCCCAACCCCAACACCAACAACAAGAATGGCTCGGAGACCTTCTCCAAGTCCAttgcccagacccagacccagggcTCGGGCAAGGAGGGAAAGTCTGTGAGCTTCTGCTTGAAGTTAGACAAagcagagagggacagggacagagagagggataaggacagagagagggacagagatggtCACAGGGACAgtcacagagacagggacagtgacagagagcgacacagggagagagacagagaagcaggGTTCCACTTTACCTCCTCTCAGGCTGAGAACACCACCAACAACCTTTCATCCCAGACCAGTGCCAGTTCAGCCAcaacctcgtcctcctcctcttccactcaCTCTCGCCCTCACTCTCGCTCCCAACTCCACCGCTACCACACCCCCCACGGCCTACCTGCCTACAAGCCCCCCTCCTCAGACAGCCCCCTGCTCTGGACCTACCCCTCGGTGGGCTTCCGGAGACCCCCGGCATACGACAGCCTGCGAGGAGGGTCTCATCTGCCCTCCTTGCACCACCAGGGTCACGGGGATGTGGCCTCCAAAAGCAGCACGGTGCCTGGGCCCGTCCAGGGGAAGGCTGGGTTCATGCCCTGGGACAACAGTGGCTTTGGAGATGACGGGTCTTACTTGCCCATGCAGAGGAAACTGTCCTTCAGCCAAGGcagcaaagagacagagagagaga AGGATGAAGGGCGGGCGTGGAATGGCAGTGCCGATGCCCTCCTGAGGATAGACAAGGAGGACCTGGGCCCTGGACGTCGAGGAGGAGGAGGCCACTCTGGGATCCCGGTACGCTTCACTGGAGCAAGGGGGCTGGGCCACAGTGAGTCCCTGACCGGGATGGAGGTGGGGTCCTTGGGGTTCCGAGCCCTGCCTAGAGGGGGTCTCCCCCTCCCCTGCCAAACCTTTCCAGCCTGCCGCAATGGAG AACTGGGTCGATTGAGCCGCTCATCATCCACCTCTGGGGTGAGACAGGTGGGTGGAAGCGACGTTCAGTGGCAGAGCAGCCTGCCCCATCGAGAGGTACTGAATCAG ttgCATGGGCTGTCCCAATCCTCCCAAACGCCCTGCAGTCCTATCCTgtccagacagcagcagcagctccagctccaccacctccaGCTGCAGTTCCAACACCTGGCCCAGCTGGCCCAGGGACAGCCTCCCACCAGCGGGGGCGCTGCCACGTCCGCAGCCCAAACCCAGAGGGATGGCAAGCTGCTGGAGGTCATTGAGAGGAAGCGCTGCCTATGCAAAGAGATCAAGGCCCACCGCCGCCCAGAAAAGAACCTGTGTAAGCAGGACAGCATGCCCATCCTACCCAGCTGGAGACGGACCCCTGAGCCCCAGAAGACTGGCATGCCCCCCTGTCAGAGGCCCCAGGCTGTGGTGTGGGACACAGCCATCTGA
- the LOC106567875 gene encoding sodium/potassium-transporting ATPase subunit beta-2 isoform X2, whose translation MAKDAEKSTWKDFIWNSRTREFCGRTGSSWGLILLFYLVFYIFLAGMFCLTMYVMLQTLDDYKPTWQDRLGTPGMMIRPRGKAMEITYNTTNTETWDMYIKTLDNFLSSYNNSLQAEKNEECTPDQYFVQADSGDVKNNPKRSCQFNRTILEKCSGLDDHTYGYQAGKPCIIIKLNRVIGMLPGKDGQAPFVTCGAKKEDSDKIGEVEYYPENGTFNLMYYPYYGKKAQVNYSQPLVAIKFLNITLNEDINIECRIISNNIPPGTLRDKFAGKVSFKLRINTKG comes from the exons ATGGCAAAGGATGCTGAGAAGAGCACTTGGAAGGACTTCATATGGAACTCCAGGACCCGAGAATTTTGTGGCAGGACAGGGAGCAGCTGGG GCCTCATCCTGCTCTTCTACCTAGTGTTCTACATCTTCCTAGCAGGCATGTTCTGCCTCACCATGTACGTCATGCTGCAGACCTTGGATGACTACAAACCCACCTGGCAGGACAGGCTTGGCACACCAG GCATGATGATCAGACCCAGGGGAAAGGCGATGGAGATCACCTACAACACCACCAACACTGAGACCTGGGACATGTACATCAAGACACTGGACAACTTCCTCtcct CCTACAACAACTCTCTGCAGGCTGAGAAGAATGAAGAGTGCACACCGGACCAGTACTTTGTTCAGGCAGACAGTGGTGATGTGAAGAACAACCCCAAGCGCTCCTGCCAGTTCAACCGCACCATTCTAGAGAAATGCTCTGGCCTCGATGACCATACCTATGGATACCAGGCTGGCAAACCATGCATCATCATCAAGCTGAACCGG GTCATTGGTATGTTGCCAGGAAAGGATGGCCAGGCTCCATTTGTCACCTGTGGAGCAAAG AAAGAAGATTCTGATAAGATTGGAGAGGTGGAATACTACCCTGAAAATGGCACCTTCAACCTCATGTACTACCCTTACTATGGCAAGAAAGCTCAG GTGAACTACTCCCAGCCACTGGTTGCCATCAAGTTCCTCAACATCACCCTCAACGAAGACATCAATATCGAGTGCAGGATCATCTCCAACAACATTCCTCCTGGGACTCTAAGAGACAAGTTTGCGGGGAAAGTGTCTTTCAAACTGAGGATCAACACTAAAGGCTAG